The segment GTGGTCTCGACATGGGAAGAGAGTAGCAATATGAACGATAAGGGGAATAAACAACGATGACATGATTAGTGGTGATCATCTGAGAAATATGACAAGAATTACTTATGGTTATGATTGTCGGCAGTACAAGCTTGGATCTTCTCGAGATTCAATTGAGATTACGCTCGCTGGTAAATGAGATCGGAGGGGAAGGACTACCGAATGAGGATGGAGGTGCTGCATGCCTGCTTGGTCTGCCAGTTGCGGTTTCTTGGTTCATCAGCCCGCCGGCTACAGCTGCAATATGTCAGCGACGTCGTCTCGTTTAACAAACGGGGAGCTTTGAACAAAGGGAATATAGAGAGAGCTTGGGTCATGCTAAAATCAGGCTAGGTTGGACGTGCCTGACCCATGCGGCATCTAAGAGGAAAATAATTAAGAAAAAGATAATTAATTTGATGGGTTGCTTTGAGATAtgtgtatttttttttaaaaaaaaagagagaagcatTGGAGTAGTTCTATTTTCTATATAGCTACTAGATCTAGAATTGCTTTGTGGTTGGCCTGTTTGGTTTTTATACAAATGTGCCATGTACTAGCCAAGCCTATTTTTGGGATGACCAAGTTTCAGTTGTTAAATTATTGATCAAGGTTTTGGTTAACTTTAAATACTAAAATGATCAAAGATGGTAAAATGTAATTAAGGGTTATAAAGTCAAAAAATTGCGGAGACCAATTTTGACCAAAGTAATAAAATTTGGCTAGGTTCTTgtttaatttcaaaaaaaatttaagattttacgttacatcaaatcttacggcacatgcatggagtattaaatatcgaatcttacgtcaTCCAAGTTTTTATTGAGTTTTGGGATATCTAAAAAAATATGAGTAGATTACAATGTTCTAAAATCTCCCACGTTTAAATGTATCCAAATTCTTATAGTAATCCAAAGAATTTAAATGGCCTCTTGCCAAATGCCAACCGCTGGACCAATAAATCAGAGACGCCCTGCCGCGTTAAACTGATGAAGCACTCTCGGGACGAGAAGAGCGCGACAAATCACAGGTGGTACCCTACAGCTCAGACGTACCTTCGTACGCTAGCCCAACTTGGCCAGTCTGACAGGCCACGCATACGCCGCGACGCGCGGACACGACACGGGAGGGTACGCGTCGGTGATCTCCGGGCCCAAAGACGCCCGATGTATCGGCAGTCGACAGCACTACAGGGACGACGACGTTCTGGCATATATTGGCCGCGTAAACGACGGGCTGCTGTGTGCTCCGCGACAACCGATCTGTGTGGGCTGTGGCGGCCATCAGATCGTGGGCTAGTCACGTGTACTGGTACAATTCGCATTTTCGAAAGCTGATTCCACATGCGTTTTAGAGCTTGTTTGGGACTATGAACCCACCACACAGTTGTACTAGCGAGCGTAAAAAAGTGCCTTGTGGCTTGTCAATCTGTAAATGTTGGATTATAAGAGACAAAGGACAGACGTCATGTTTTAGGCCATGCCTAGCGCGGTGACTTCGTTGTTTGGTGCATGCCTTGGTGGCTTTGTCATCCAACTATAGGCTCTCGGATGCAAcgtatgcaaaaaaaaaaacaaaacaaaaaaaacacccTTAATAGCCAAAAGCTTTCAAAAATTGTTGAACCGTAAAACTAAAATAAAAGGTAGACTGTTCACATGCTAGATTGACAAAACAAGGCTTTAGTTTCTTCGTAGCGGTTAGTAGAGTGTTTCTGCGGAAGTTAATGTCACTCAAAAGGTTTGAGGCCTTTTTGAAGAGGCTTTACGTTGCTATGACTTCTGCACGTACTATAGTATGTTGTTGTGGTAAGTCTAGAATAAATGTTGATTAAGCAAGAGGATTATAATGCTTAATGAAGGAGGAACCTGTCAAACCTTGCTTAAAAACAAGTATCTAAGCTCGAAATCTCTCCCACAAGTCCCAAGACTCCCATTTTCAGAAGGATCCGATGAAAATAAAAGATCAAGTTTTGGCTTGTGGTTCCTCCAAAATTAACAGTGGATCACAAACAAGATCTTAGGAAGATACATGGATACCCAACCTTCAAAGTTAAACATTCTTTTCTATTGTCATCATGCCAAGAGAATCTAGAGGATTGTCTATATAGCCATTGGGTTAACCCCATCCTAACTCTATAGCCCACATGCTAGGGAGTTGGCTATCACATTTTGATTTAAAAGACAAGAAATATATTCTTGAGGTAAGCGCTTTATGTTGGGCAATTTGGAGATGTCGTAATAatctaatctttgaaaaatgCAAATGTACATCTTTTATGTAGACTACTTTCATGTAAACATAATGACTGTAGTTCTGGGCATTGCTACAATGTGATGATGAAACAAATGAGTTTTGTATTTCTTGTTTCCCTGACTTATCTTAAGCAGTATTACTGAAGCTATGTAATAATGATAAAAAGTCTcttttattttctaaaaaaaataaagactctccAAACTGGCTTCACCAACTTATCTTCCTTAGTTTCTTGGTAGTCATTTTGGACACGAGAGAAAAAGAATACTCCATTCATACTAAAAATAAAGTTGTTTTCGGCAAAAATATGGTCTCCAAAGTATGACTTTaacttcttgtttttataaaaatgtattgaaaagtgatatatgtataattttataaaaatattttctaaGATAAATGTATTCATATGTTTTCACATTTTCAAAATTAAcaacttatttatttataatttatattgtCAATATTTGACTTAAGCTTTTTTTCTAAAACGACTTTATTTTTTTAGGACGAAGTGAGTATTTGGTACAACCAGTGCGGGTTGCAGTCCCGGAAATATACATGCGCCTCCGTTGGCTGGGCGGGCTTGAGAGGCGTCGATTTTCTGCGGCTGGTTGCAGAGAAACTTCACAGAGGCTTcacacggcacggcacggcatggCTCGGTGCGTCCCTTTCAGTTAAAAGTGCTCGAGAATATAGTTGGCAAAATCGATCAAATGGTACGTGACGAACACGTCGACTTCGGCGATGAGTACACGATATTGGATTCTCATCTCGGAGTCGTGCAATCCACTGAGCATGGCTAGCTAGCCGCCTTCGACAGATGAGATGTACATGTAATGTACCGAGTGCGAAGCTATGTACGCACAGCCTGTCCCCGTCCTGTTCTCTGCACACGGCAGTGTGCGATGGATCATGCATGGCGTCGGGCTATTGGCCGGCGATGGAAAGCCCACAACCACAATGCATGCACGCCGCTTTTTGAACAGTGCACTGTGGCAATGTACACATATATGGGAGGTATGCAATGCACGTTTGTGTTCCAATTATTGGCACCCCTGCCTGGCTCGACAAACGTAGGCGCATGCGTGGCCAAGTTAAATTTCCGCCTGTCGCTCTCTCTTGCACGTACTCCGTACTGGAGTAGAGCTAGAGCGCAGCAGCATTTTTACTAGTAATATGGTACTACAAAAGTGGCCGAGATCTAGTCAGATGATTCCTCTGCGATTTGTCCCTTGCGCCTTGTGTTGCAAATGGACTGCTACGTGCTACCTAGCCTTTCTTCTTTCTCCTCGCCTTTTTGGCGCTTTCTCTCGTTGAGGcggctgcctgcctgcctgcctctaCCCGTCCAAAAAgcgtccaccaccaccaccgtctTTCTCCATCCAGCTCGCCGCGGCCGGCATCACCTCACCTCACCGGCGCACCGGCAGCACCGCAGCGGCAGGTCAAGTCGTTTGGCTGGCCCTGACCCCTGACCCTGACCCTCCAGAAAAACACGCGAAATCGCAGTGGAAAACATCCGAAACGACACAGCGCGCAGCTCTTGCAAACTTTTGCCGCCCGGGCCAACCCGCTGCCGCCACGCACACCAAACGTCCATTTCTCCCTCGCCGACACGTCTCGCACGCACACGGCCAAACCACTCCACTCCGACGACATCCGAGTCGGCAACCTCCGACCCGGCGCGGGCATAATAAAAAGCACCCCCAGCTCACTCTCCTGGCAGCCAAGCGCACACAGGCACACTCTGCTCCAAGAAGCTACTAGCAACCATAGCCATGGAGATGGTCCTGGACTGGCGCTCGCTGGGCTCCCTGCTAGCGACCGTCGTGGTGTTCCGCACGGCGCTGCGCGACTTCCTGCCGCCGGAGGCCGAGGCGCTGCTGCGTCGCTTCATCGCGTGGGTCGCCGCCGCGTTCCGCCCGCCCCGCGACACCATCCTCATCGACGAGGCGGACGGGCCAACGGGGGGCGCCAACGACCTCTACGACTCGGCGCAGCTCTACCTGGGCGCGCGCTGCCTCGCCACCGCGCCGACGGTCCGCCTCCACAAGCCGCGCCAGTCGCCGCGCCCCGTCGCGTCGCTCCCGGACTCGCACACCACCCACGACACCTTCCGCGGGGTCCAAGTCAAGTGGACCTCCACCGCGCGCGCCGTCGACCGCGGctccggcggcggaggcgggggTGGGTACGGTAACCCGTACAACATGTTCGgccgcggcggccatggcggcgaCCAGCGCGGCCTCGAGCTCCAGTTCCCGCGCCAGCACCGGGACCTCATCCACCACCACTACATCCCGCACCTCATCGACGAGGCCACCCGGATGCGGCTCAAGTCGCGGGAGCGACGGCTCTACACCAACCGCGCCACCGGGCCCGGCgacgaccaccaccgcctctgGACGTCGCACGCCTTCTCGCACCCGTCCACGTTCGACACGCTCGCGCTCGACCCGACGCTCCGCGAGGAGATCCGCGCCGACCTGCTGCGCTTCGCCGCGCGACGGGACCACTACGCGCGCGTCGGCCGAGCATGGAAGCGCGGGTACCTGCTCCACGGCCCGCCGGGCACGGGCAAGACcagcctcgtcgccgccatcgCCAACCTGCTCGAGTTCGACGTCTATGACCTGGAGCTCACCACGGTGCCCACCAACTCACACCTCCGCCGCCTGCTCGTCTCCACCACGCCCAagtccgtcgtcgtcgtcgaggacATCGACTGCTCCCTCGACCTCTCCGaccgcaacaagaagaaaaagaagggcGGTCTTGGCGCCGGGGGCAACGGCGGTGCCGACAACGACGAAGACGCCGCGGCGCAGCTCGCCGTCATGTCGATgtcgccggccgccgccgcggccatggCCGTAATGGGGCGGGAATCCATAAGCCTCTCCGGGGTGCTCAACTTCGTGGACGGCCTCTGGTCGTCCTGCGTCGGCGAGCGCCTGATGGTGTTCACGACCAACCACCCGGAGCGCCTGGACCGGGCGCTGCTCCGCCCGGGCCGCATGGACAAAAAGATTGAGCTCGGCTACTGCACGCCACCCGCGCTGCGCGTGCTCGCCAAGAACTAcctcggcgtcggcgacgaGGGCTGCGAGGACGCCGATGAGGACCCCGACACCGTGAACACCCTCATGGCCGAGGCCGAGGGCCTGCTCGCCCCCGACGAGGTACAAATCACGCCCGCCGACATCGCCGAGGTGTTCATGGGCTGTGACGGCGCTGGTGCCGCCGCCGGGCTGAGGAAGCTTGTGGGCGAGCTGCACCGGAGGCGGGATGCTGCCGCGGCCACGGCCGTAGTAGCACCGGGTGAGGAGACGCCGGAGTGAAAGCCAGCCAGGGATCCTACGTGGCGCGCAACCATGCATGGCTGCCTAGTCAGCTTCCATTACTTTGACGCCTTGACGGTGGTTTGTTTATGAGTCGTGACGGTGCCCCTCTATTGTAGTACGCATGGagtttgcctttttttttttcgttTCTGTATTGTAACTTTGTAAGTACGTATGGAGCCCGGAGTTATTATTATTAGGAAATAATGGACGTTGATTACCCAGGCACAAACAATACATTTTACATGACAGAGCTCgcataatgcatgcacatgatgcACTGCACCGATGGTTTCATTTTCAGCACATAGGTGTAAAGTGCCGAAAGGCAGCGCCGGCTCGACCGTGACATAAGTGTGTGTTTAATTAGTTACTTTCCTTATGCGTTGTGGCCAAGAATGCCTAGCCAAAATTTGTCAAAATTGGTCTCCGCAATTTTTTTGACCTTATAGCCCTTACAATTTACTATCTTAGATCATTTTATTAACTAAAGTTAACCATAACCTTGATGACTAATTTAACAACTGAAACTTGGTTATCTCAAAAATAGGCTTGGCTAGTACATGCCACATCTGTGTAAAAACCAAAGGGGCCAACCACAAAGTGAGTCTAGATCTAGTTgttatatagaaaaaaaaaaagtaaagggTCGATGCCCACGCCTCCTCACCGCTGACAGCGTCCttgaagaaagagaaggaaaggGATTGGCAACGACAATGGAAAACCCCAAGCACCCAACTTATACTTTTCAAACAGCCAACAATATCtttctttcataataaatcaacgaacGGAATTTTCAGCCATAGTTTTTCAAGTTAGACGAGGATGCCAACCCATACGAATATAAGataactatggccttgtttagtcacaccgaatccaaaaagttttcaagattctccgtcacatcgaattttgcggcacatgcatgaaacattaaggccttgtttagttccgaaaagtgaaaagttttcggtactgtagcactttcgtttgtttgtgacaaatattatctaattatagactaactaggatcaaaagattcgtctcgtaatttacagctaaactgtgtaattagtttttgttttcgtttatataatGTGGGAGAGCGAAGTATTGTGAAATGTACGagtctaggctcttgctagtaTTTTGTCTTTTTCACGGCTAATTCAAAATTGACTCAGCCAACTCTAAGCTAGACTATTTGTATATGCCTAGAAATTGTGAACATAAAAACAtattccctccgtccacgaaagaatcaattcctagtaTCCGTATCAGTCGaatttttttaaagtttgactaattttatagaaaagagtaacaacatctatgatataaaatgcgcatcatatgaaaatatattttataataaatctaattatactaatttgataccataaatcttaacactttttaaaaaaaattaatcaaAACTTAAAAAATTGACTTAGAACAACTTTAAAAATTGATTTCATGGACGGAGGGATTCCTCATTCTGTAAATATCATAAATGTGTCCCCACGTTATAAAAATACCGCTTCAAATTCCTCTGCACATCCAAAAACATCGCTGctaagcatctccaagagacttcCTAAATGCTAAATGCTAGGAATACAGATTTTAATGAAAAATTACTCTCCAACAGTTTCTCTAAATGGTCGTCCAAATATAGATAGTtcgctagccaaatatagaagacaagaatgactctctagagtgcGTATGAAAtttagcaaaactgttggagagtgaaaagatatagaaaacaatttttatgcaaatgactCTTTAAATAATAATTTAGAGAATGAAATTTAGAAAAAGTCTTCGAGATGCTCGGGCCATCCATGAGACTAAGGTGTCATATCATACCGGCGTCTTCCCTGAGTGGCTGACTGTGACTTAATGTCGCTGAAACCAAACCAGTGGTTTAgatcatctccaagagtttgtcaAAATTCACTTGCTAAATCTTATGATTTGACAAGTTGCTAAAACATATAGCAAATGAAATTTTATAgtctctccaatagtttgccatATAAGCTTGTTAAAACTTAAAAAGTAGGCCTACTTCTAAACCTCCGTCAACTAATTTTGTTCGACGCTTCACTGGCCGCCCGCGACACTCCTCGCCTTGCCGCGCGCCGCCACACATCGCCGCTTCCTGCAGCCACCCAAATCTCATCCTCCGCTGGCCCCCAACATCGATATCTGATCCAGCCGCAATCCTGTTCATCGAGTCAGCGAGTCCAAGGCAAGCCAGCAAGCCAGCGGAATCATTCAAGGCATATGAACCATGATCGCTAAATCAAATCAAGGCATATGACCCTACGGGAACCAAATCAAAGAATGGAGTTGGACTGAGATCAGATCAAGGATAATGTACCTCAGGATCGGGAGGAGGGCGACCACCGTGACTGTGTCTGTTCGAGTCCAGGAGGCACTTCGCGATGGGATCTGGATCCAATCCTCACGAGGAAGACGCCGGCGCAGCTGGTTCTTCGAGTCGCGACAGGATATATGAAGCAGTACGAGGCCTGGTGGCGCAGCAAATGCAGGGTGAAAGTTCCATCTGCGCGCGTGAGAGGAGGCGGGGCCGGCGATTCACGGGATGGCAAGTCCCCTGCCACTCGTAAATATGCACGTGAACGACCGGTGGATGGCAAGTTGGAAAAATTTGCCAAGCCAtatgccaaactgttggagtttgATTTTTCTAGTTTTGCCAAAAAACCAAGGATAGCGAGTGGTTttggcaaactcttggagatgctcttacccaaCCTAATTTTGTTTGGTGTCAAGTCAGGTTAGGTCACTCCACATCCTGATACGAGACGTCTTTCTCGGactagtataatgcccgtgctaacgtCACGGTTTTTTCTAGGGAATGCTATAGTAATTTTTTTAGAGTTTTAATTTTGGGTAATTGTTTTTAAGTCTATAGACATTTTATGAATCATCAGTACATAAAGACATCTTTACATTTTCTCTAACTTTTTAATCAAATATTGGATATCTTCAGGGATTTTGTTGTAGCACTCGTTTGCACGACTCGCCAAAATTTCAGCCAAGAACTCCGTCCttagtgatatatatatatatatatatatatatatatatatatatatatatatatatatatacaatgacATATAGATGAGAAGTAATTACGAATCCTTTTTGCATTCTTCGGGCAATCATATGGTTAGTTTCCCAAGACGACATTTCAATACCGTGCTCCCATTTGCTTGTGTCGAGGTTTTTGTTCTCTACTACATGTTTAATTATTCTTTCCATTCCTATTAACTGTTAAAGCCGAGAGACCAAGTTAATTTTGAATTATTTAGTTCAATAAGTTAAAAAAGTATGTGTACATCATATAGATATTATGTTGTACCGTGTTTCGAAGATATACACATTCTATCATTTGCATTCCAATAGAGTCCATCATCTGCATTCCAAAAGAGTCCAATACTTGTATCTCTCGTTTTAAAGCATTCACGACTGCGAGGTACCAGTGACAGAGTGGAATATTGATGGGTAGAAACACTTACAGACATAAAAATTTATGCTCATTATATATTCTTATTTGGACggtataaaatttatcatatggCAAATGTTATGTCTAAGCTTAACATATCAGCTTTAAAATAATCCTTTACCTTTGATTCAGACGCGGTTTGTTTTGAATCCCTAAATCTTTAGGATCTTGCTCTCCATGAGCTTTTAGGATCTTGCGTCGGCGTCACAGGCAAATTTTTTTCGCGCTTGAGGAAGAGATACGTAGATCAACTGGAATTCGCTGATCACCGTCAACATGCTATCCAGGCAAAAAAAATTTCGCGCTTGAGGAAGGGATACGTAGATCGACTGGAATTCGCTGATCACCGTCTCCCAGCTGTCCGCTGATCAGACCGTCCGTCCGTCGACGACGCCGGCGTCAcagacaaaaaaaaatttgcGCTTGAAGAACACGCATCTGAGGGCGCTCTCCGGTGCGGCGGAGAGGCTGGCGCTGTGCAAGGCCGACCTGCTCGACTACGACACGCTGCGGTCGGCTGTCGCCAACTGCCACGGCGTCTTCCACACCGCGTCGCCCGTCACCGATGATCCGGTACGTATACGTGTAACCTATAGTACTTGAATACGGATATACTAAGATCGATCTATGATCACGGTACATGTCACGTACTGTAACCAGGCTGGTCTTTGGAGGAAAAACGTTTTCTCCTGTATGTACTCCAGTAGAGACCATATACAGCACCTACTGGCTACTACaactatttattatttattattaaaaaaaggATCAACCAAAATCACAGTAAAAAGATTTATTACTCTagtagtagaatatttttacgaCAGAAACTtctcttgcatgcatgcatgcgtgcaAAATTCACCCTCTGGAGCCAGATGCGTGTTTTGACCTGGTTATGGTGGAGATTAGTGGGTCGAATTAGTGGGCTGCGGTGGAGATGAGTTTGTTGGAACGTGAGTTTGTCTGGTCTAACGGCCCAAGAAGTTTTCAATTATAGTGGAGATTATATTATATGTTCGTAATTGGTGCAACTTTCCAATAATAGTTAAAAGTTTTTCACCAGATTTACTCTCTACCATATATGTCAAAGCTTCTACTCATGGCGTTTTCCATCTAGCACTTTGATAGGTGACAACCTGAAAGCGACTACGAACGCGAACCACACATGCGCACATGGCGTCACACGTCGCTCGCGGCACATTTCTGAACAACTCTCTTGCTGCTGAGATCGTCGACGAGCTTCTGCAGCGCGGCGAGGTCACCGTCGCCGTCGCAGCCCATGAACACCTCCGCGACGTCGGCCGGCGTCAATTGCACCTCCTCCAGCAACCTCTCTGCCTCTCCGACCAGCTCCTCGTACCTGTGGCCACCATTAGTAGTCAGCTCGAAATCGCCGTCTCCGAGGTAGTTCTTGGCGAGCACGCGCAGCGCGGGGCCCTTGCAGTAGCCGAGCTCAATCTTCCGGTCCATCCGGCCGGGCCGCAGCAGCGCCGGGTCGAGGCGGTCGACGTGGTTGGTGGTGAACACGATGAGGCGCTCCCCGACGCACGACGACCAGGCTGATCTTCTCCCCGTACATCCCGGCGGGGCCTCCTCCCATCGGCGGGAATCGCGACATGGTGAGATGGCGCGGCGGCGCATTGTCTCTCCGCTCTGCATCGTCAGTCGACGTCGTCCGGTCGAGGAAGCCGAGGGAGCAGTCGATGTCCTCGACGACGATCACTGACTTGGGGCGGGTGCAGGCGAGCAGCCTCCGGAGGTCGGTGTTGGATTGCACCGTGGTGAGCTCCAGGTCGTAGATGTCGaactcgaggaggttggcgatggcCGCGATGAGGCTGGTCTTGCCGGTGCCCGGCGGGCCGTGGAGCAGGTACCCGCGCTTCCACGCGCGGCCGGCGCGCGTGTAGTGCTCCCGGCGCCGCACGAAGCGGAGCAGGTCCGCGCGGATGCCGTCGCGGAGCGCCGGGTCCATGGCGAGCGTGTCGAACGTGGATGGGTGCGCGAACGGGTGCGACGACCACAGCATCTCGTGGGCGTCCGGcccgccgcagccgccgccgtcgctgtTGTTGGTGTAGAGCTTCCGCTCCCGCATCTTGAGCCGCAGTCGTGCGGCCACGTCGAGGACGTGCGGGATGTACGCGTCGTAGCTCGCAAAGCTCAAGCCTTCCTCTCTGGCAGTGCAGTGGTTTGACTGTATGTCTGTATCCATGGCGGACTTGGTGTGTGACGCGACTTCGATCTCCCTCGCAGTCGCTCGCATATGGTTTGAAGCATCCGTGCCATTTGGCGCGAATGTATAGCTGTTCGGAACCGACTTTGCGCTTGGTCAGTCGTTAGACTGCCGATCAAAACTGATGTGCCGAGTGAGTTGACTTGACGAACAACGCATCATTTTCTTGGTACTCGTACCTATTAAAGGAAAGGAAAAAATACTATGCGTGGCACAGCCTGTGGCTGGCCGACACGTGGCTCAGAAACGTGGACTCGGCTCTCGCTCGACCATGCGGCATTGCCCGGTGGAACCTTCTGGGGACCTGCAAACAGGGGTAAGTCGTGTCGTACGGGAGGCGGTGTGCGACGGTGTACCCAGGCCTTGACTGCTTcactcaaaatccaaaaattttcaaagatttttcgtcacaccgAATCTTTAACGTATACATAAATTATTAAatctaaacaaaaataaaaactaattgaacagtttggtcgaaatttataaaacgaatcttttgagtctaattaattcataattagacTATATTTACAAACGAAAATCCTATAGTATTGCGaaatttttccaaaaaaaaactaaacacaGCCCAATCGCCAAGGAATTAAGCAGACACCAGAACCACTAGTAGCCTTGAACCGTGACGGCCAAGGTACTGATGCGCCGCCAAGATTTCTTTTATTTTCCCCCCACGAGACGCCAGAACCACGAGTAGTACAAACAAGTGAACCACGAGACGCCAGAACCACGAGTATAGTTCACGCCAAAAATAAaacatttttcaagattctccatcacatcaaatcttgcgttacatgtatggagtattaaatatagataaaaacaaaaactaattacacagtttgcctgtaaatcatgagatgaatcttttaagcttagttatttcataattggacaatgtttatcaaataaaaacgaaaatgttacggtATCAAAATCTCGAAACTTTTTtgatctaaataaggccttagcgTCACGATCTGTTCGGCCAAAAAAAAGTATGATTGGATATAGTATGCTTCATGTGAATTAAATAATCGTGATTGTTAATTGAAATGACAGTTCAACAAATAAAGTGTATTTCAAGTACTACCTCTCTCCACAAAACCTTGCAATTTTCTagatgtatttttttttgtgaaaccGTCTTATATATGTATAAGTATTCATGTTTATGATGCAACTTTTAAGTTTGGCACAAGAATCAGTTTTGTTTCTCATGTGAATCAACTGAATCGGTGCCAAACGGTTTGACGGACCCGGGTTCCAATCCGAATGATTCACTTTTCATGCGTTAAGACTTAAACTGCTAGACGGTGGTTTCTTCCTCTCCTCTACATCAACGAATGTTTTTTTAATACAATAAATTAAAATGGGTAGTGTATAAGATGTTCTTTGCCTATAAAAAAAGCTTTAGATTTTCTGAAgcatattttcatttatataattttttgttAAAAACATATTTTTTAATTAGAATCTAGTTTATTAGCTAAACGATTTCATAAAGAGGTTCTAATTCATCATCTAAAATGTTTCTTAAGAGAATGTGGATCTAAAACTTGTCTAGGGGAATCTTGATCACTACCCCTCAATGATTCTGCCACTGCCGAGCCACCGCCCAGCCACCCCGGGCGGCCGGCCGGGCTTCTCgtcaaaatacaaaaaaatcttctttatatttatataaaattctATGATTTTATAGTTAAATATTTTTACTTAATATAAAATTCTGTAATTTTATagttaaatatttttgtttaatGAGAATTGCTCGGGCTCTTGAAATCTTCTGGCTTTGCCACTAGATTCTGCATGACCTTCAAGGTGGTTAAAAATCTAGGAATGACTACTCCATCCGTCTCTATTTAAAAGTCACCATGAGATTTGTATCGGTCAAACTTTCTCAAGTTTGGCTAAGCTTgtagaaaaaaatattaataacatTTGCATCTCTAAACAAAATTTTTTATGAAAGTAGATTTAACAATCTATCTAAtgatatgtattataaatattaatatttattttatgtattTAATCAAAAT is part of the Sorghum bicolor cultivar BTx623 chromosome 10, Sorghum_bicolor_NCBIv3, whole genome shotgun sequence genome and harbors:
- the LOC8065135 gene encoding AAA-ATPase At3g50940 — translated: MEMVLDWRSLGSLLATVVVFRTALRDFLPPEAEALLRRFIAWVAAAFRPPRDTILIDEADGPTGGANDLYDSAQLYLGARCLATAPTVRLHKPRQSPRPVASLPDSHTTHDTFRGVQVKWTSTARAVDRGSGGGGGGGYGNPYNMFGRGGHGGDQRGLELQFPRQHRDLIHHHYIPHLIDEATRMRLKSRERRLYTNRATGPGDDHHRLWTSHAFSHPSTFDTLALDPTLREEIRADLLRFAARRDHYARVGRAWKRGYLLHGPPGTGKTSLVAAIANLLEFDVYDLELTTVPTNSHLRRLLVSTTPKSVVVVEDIDCSLDLSDRNKKKKKGGLGAGGNGGADNDEDAAAQLAVMSMSPAAAAAMAVMGRESISLSGVLNFVDGLWSSCVGERLMVFTTNHPERLDRALLRPGRMDKKIELGYCTPPALRVLAKNYLGVGDEGCEDADEDPDTVNTLMAEAEGLLAPDEVQITPADIAEVFMGCDGAGAAAGLRKLVGELHRRRDAAAATAVVAPGEETPE